From one Lycium barbarum isolate Lr01 chromosome 6, ASM1917538v2, whole genome shotgun sequence genomic stretch:
- the LOC132644564 gene encoding zinc finger A20 and AN1 domain-containing stress-associated protein 8-like codes for MEQNDTGCQAPQAPVLCVNNCGFFGTAATMNMCSKCYKDMMFKQEQANFAASSIENFVNGGSSSTSVKAVDVAVTVQEGPTKSLVIPTQVACAPPENEHVQKAEEGPNRCSTCKRRVGLTSFSCRCGNLFCSAHRYSDKHECPYDYRKAAQDAIAKANPVVKAEKVDKI; via the coding sequence ATGGAGCAAAATGATACAGGCTGCCAAGCTCCTCAAGCTCCTGTCCTTTGTGTTAACAATTGTGGATTTTTTGGAACTGCAGCAACAATGAACATGTGCTCGAAGTGCTACAAGGACATGATGTTTAAGCAAGAACAAGCTAACTTTGCCGCTTCATCTATTGAAAACTTTGTGAATGGTGGAAGTTCAAGCACTAGTGTGAAAGCTGTTGATGTTGCTGTAACCGTGCAGGAAGGTCCCACAAAGTCCCTGGTTATACCCACACAGGTTGCATGTGCACCACCAGAGAACGAACATGTTCAGAAGGCTGAGGAGGGGCCAAACAGGTGCAGCACCTGTAAGAGACGAGTTGGTTTGACCAGCTTCAGTTGCCGTTGTGGGAATCTTTTCTGCTCAGCTCATCGCTACTCTGACAAGCATGAGTGTCCCTATGATTATCGCAAGGCTGCTCAAGATGCTATTGCGAAAGCCAATCCAGTTGTTAAGGCTGAAAAGGTCGACAAAATATGA